In the genome of Lathyrus oleraceus cultivar Zhongwan6 chromosome 4, CAAS_Psat_ZW6_1.0, whole genome shotgun sequence, the window atcggagatgcatctccggaacaTATCAGAATAACATGTTATGAGCATTATGTAACATCTTATGTGACGAGATTTAAATCATACAATCGATATACAAACAATGATGTACATAAATTTAGATAATTCAAaaatatcatatatataaatGAAAGACCAATAAATGGCACAAAAAAGTCGAGAACAAAGATAAAGTAGCATGATGTCAAAATAGAATATAATCCATAATATTACAACTATATATTAATGCATTATTGTGTATGCCGGACTACATCGCATCTACCTCCTATTTCTCCTCTGCCTTCTCGACCATCAATCTCTCTCCATCCTCTGGTGTTGTCTCCAGTACATCAATGCCCTTTGTGCCTTCGTCATGATGGCATCTAGGACATGTCTCACATTAGACCCATCAGGAAAGATACTTTTGTCAATGCCTACATGCACAATCCCCATAATGCGACGGTATCTAGGCAATACATCCTTAGCATGATCTAATTGTGTTTGCTCCTCCTCTAGTATCTCCTGATGAGCTGGCCTAGGTGGGTCTCCTAGAGAAGCCTGCACCATATATGGatgtgacaccctgaagaacTCTTTGATGTACCCGTCCACGTGGCTCCAGTCGCTAGGGGCTATGATACTTTGTGCCTCCTTCGGTGCCAGGTGActctcataatcatcaaacatgtcaTCCATTTGTGTATGTGTCAAAGCAGGAGGAGTAGAGACAACAGGGTGTATGGGAATGGTCTTAGTGCAATCGAACTGCCGCATGACGCGCTCTGGCAGATGAGGAGCAGTGAGACGTGATCCGCAAGCCAACCATCCAGAGTATAACATTATCTCGTCAAATGGTCATGTCTCACGGTGATTGACATAGTTGTTAAAGTGCATGTCCTCGGCAACCAAGCAGTCAAGATACACTTTGAACGGCTCAGTCACCCCATTCCCTCTGAGCAAGGCAAATGCAATAGCGCGTCACATATCCTTAGAGTAAGTTGGTACACTCACCCAACGAGAGATGCACGGAAAGTGCTGGAGGATCCAAGCCTGAAAAATTTGGAACACACGAATCATAAGTAATGGCGTTgtaaaaatgaaatgaaaacaATACAAAAATATTAAAAGACCAATAAATATTACCATCAATAGTATGATGTTGCATGTGACATGCTTCGTCTTCCACCTACAGCCCTTTGGTAACTTCGAGTACAAGTAGATCAAACAAGTGGTCCCCTAGTTGTACTCATGGATCCGCTCGAAATCCTGGAAGTACCGTAGGTAAACGACATTTGTATAAGGGACACTCTTGTCCATAAAAGTCGTAGTGTCAACCAAATATAGCAAGTAAGATCTCATAGCATGCGCTCTATGGAGCCCCGCCTGCTCGTTATCACCTGTAGCCTAATGTGCTCTTTACAGATTCTTTgtatatacctttttcaggtATTCAAATCTAGCATGTTCCCCCTGGTCCTATCCAACTCTGCCTTCGCCTCCCCTGGGTCAGTCCCTAGATAGTCTACCATCATCTCGAGTGCCTTGTCTTTGGTAATCCTCCCACTATTTACGAGTCTCCCCCTAATCGGAAGATGTAGCAAACATGAGACATCGTCAAATGTGATAGACATCTAACCAAGCGGGAGATGAAATCACGATGTCTCTGAGTGTCAtctctgttggtgtaagccctaaaggccaatacttttggtacttgcatctgtgagcaaattctttactttgaataagttttgaatgatagcaaattgtgtgatcattgtccAATTGTTTTGTGcattatttcacatgtttcaattgtgtttttagcctatactattgtttcatgtctatacataaagatccacattgatacaaCTCTTcaaagaactcataaaaactgttttgtgtcggtatgtatcgatacatgttcatatgcatcgatccataaatgtgttttaaatcacaaaacgtttttgcttcagtatgtatcgatccatacgagtcttgtatcgatacatgcttagttaaaatgctctatgtatcgatacatacgagtttcgtatcgatacatgcttagttaaaatgctctatgtatcgatacatacgagctttgtatcgatacatgcttacattaattctctaaaattaatcaaagctacagtatgtatcgatgcataacctcttgtatcaatacataattctgttttgtctactaacagcttctgtctttcacatataagaagtattttgacagcaAAGCAAAAGGAACGAATTCAGAagagaaaaacagttgaacacaaatcaaaggagtgtgtagcagcaattgtttgagcagttagaaacctgaaagagacttcatcttcttcatcttctcaatctcttttcttcaagaacatcaacacataataattcttgttctttggattaaaggatcaacgagataacattcagtggaacgatcaaggatctagttgaggtgttcagtggaacgatcgaggatctagctgagttgaaggttgaagggggtttcgaggaaaaaccaactggtttgtccttcaagaactggagtgttcttgcgggtttgttagtcacgtttgcatAACAGATTCAGCCATAGCGTAaggtttggaaattgggtaatttcgcaaacaggtcgtggaaccggtgaattgtttgcaatttcttgcaggaaattcttgattgagctcagatcaagtggaggttttatacaagaagaagatcttgggatttagatttctgtctgtgtattgtaaccttgtatcaacgaattcggcattattgataattacagttctcaatttcatttgaaattgagagggagacgtacccacacgcgaggacgacagtggggaacttccttaccaaatctctgcgtatcgtattctttccttatctctctttacgttttcaacagctttgtgatttcagttggtgtgttgtggctgtacatttagtgatacaatagtggcaagaaaacttctttatctaaactccatcattgttcatcattgatcacatacacaccaaatgtttgacaaaactgtttgctgagttttattcattggaaatagaatttagtgataagtgcatttaATTTGATtagattctggtgttaataatctctatcgttctaattcaaatccagcaataaattcgtgtgtccggttttctagtagcggttcagaatagacggaagtcgattcgggactgtaattttccgctaagtttcaataactctgacAAGATTTTTAAATTCGTttattttaaagaggtgatctattcacccccccccccctctcgatcactagccacaccgtctaataagtggtatcagagcaccGGTTCGCTGGTGttctgtggctgcctgtaacgatatggattctgaaccaaagggggcgtataatagagcgtCGATTTTCAACGTTGAAAATTACGGCTACTagaaagactgcatgcgagttcatataaattctgttgataggctagtatgggctgccattgaaaatgatccttttcaaattactatgaca includes:
- the LOC127137124 gene encoding uncharacterized protein LOC127137124, whose amino-acid sequence is MLYSGWLACGSRLTAPHLPERVMRQFDCTKTIPIHPVVSTPPALTHTQMDDMFDDYESHLAPKEAQSIIAPSDWSHVDGYIKEFFRVSHPYMVQASLGDPPRPAHQEILEEEQTQLDHAKDVLPRYRRIMGIVHVGIDKSIFPDGSNVRHVLDAIMTKAQRALMYWRQHQRMERD